In Pasteurella dagmatis, the sequence CCAGTGCTTATTCATACAGAAGATGCAAAGACTCGTGGTATTGCAGACGGCGATATTGTCCGTATATTCAACGGCCGTGGTCAAGTACTTGCTGGTGCAATTGTGAGCGATAATATCATTAAAGGTACAGTTGGTTTATGTGAAGGTGCTTGGTACGATCCATTAGACTTAGGTATGAGCGAGAAACCATTGTGTAAAAATGGTTGTCCAAACGTGTTAACGATGGACATTGGCACATCAAACCTTGCACAAGGTAATTCACCAAATACTTGTATTGTTCAAGTGGAAAAATTCACAGGTGAAGCCCCTGAAGTAACGGTGTTTAAACAACCAAAACAAGCAAACGCCTAAATTGGTTTTAAACAATGGGCTAAAACAAAAAGTGCGGTTAATTCGACCGCACTTTTTTATTAAATTCAGTCCAATAAAGCAAAAAGCTAGAGATAAAATCCACAAATATTTTTAACATAAACTGAAAAATAAAGTACAATATCCCACTTAACATGTTCAACCATTAAGGATGCTGATATGGCAAAGAAACCAACGGAAAAAGCTGAGTTAGATTTTGAAACTACCCTTAAACAACTAGAAGGCATTGTAACTCGTTTGGAAAGTGGTTCATTACCATTAGAAGAAGCATTGAAAGAATTTGAAAATGGCATCGTGTTAGCAAATTTAGGTCAAGAACGTTTACAACAGGCTGAACAACGCATTCAAATTCTGTTGAAAAAAAACGCTACCACTGAATTAAGTGATTATCAAATTGAAGAATAATAAGAAAATTATGTATCAATTTTCTCAAGATTTACAACAAGTCCAAGAACGAATTAATGCATTCTTAGCGCAACAACTGAATTTAAACACAGCCCCATCACCATTAATTGAAGCCATGCGCTATGGTGTTTTATTAGGTGGAAAACGTATTCGCCCGTTTCTCGTCTATGCCACGGGGCGTATGTTGGGGGCTGATTTAATCCAATTAGACTATGCTGCAGCTGGACTCGAAGCGATTCATGCTTATTCTTTAATTCACGACGATTTACCTGCAATGGATAATGACAGTTTGCGTCGAGGTCAACCCACTTGTCATATCGCATTTGATGAAGCAACAGCCATTTTAGCGGGTGATGCATTACAAGCATTCGCTTTTGAGATTTTAACACAAGCCCCCGCACTTTCTGCTGAACAAAAGCTTGCATTAGTTAGTACACTTGCACAAGCCTCTGGTGCCAAAGGAATGTGTTTAGGACAAAGTTTAGATTTGATTTCTGAACAAAAACAAATTAGTTTAGCTGAGCTAGAACAAATTCACCGCAATAAAACTGGTGCTTTACTCACTGCCGCACTTCAATTAGGTTTTATTTGTTCACCACATTTTGGTGACAAAACATTAGCACAACAACTACAGCGTTATTCCAGAGCGATAGGTTTAGCTTTCCAAGTGCAAGACGATATTTTAGACATCGAGGGTGAAAGTGAGGTATTAGGCAAAACCGTAGGATCAGATCTAATGGCAGATAAAAGCACTTATCCTAAATTATTAGGTTTAGATGGTGCTAAACAAAAAGCACAAGAGCTTTATCGAGAAGCCATTTCGACACTAGATGAGTTACCTTTTGATACACAAGCCTTACGCGCTATAACAGAATTTGTTGTAAATAGAAAAAGTTAAATCGCACACAGTTCAAATAAAGTGCGGTATGTTTTTTAATTATTTTGGAATTGACTAACGATTATGCAAAATTATCCTCTTTTATCTTTAATTAATTCGCCTGATGATTTGCGTTTATTAAACAAAGATCAACTTGCGCAAGTATGTCAGGAATTACGTGCATATTTATTAGAGTCAGTTAGTCAAAGTAGCGGGCATTTGGCTTCTGGCTTAGGTACAGTAGAGTTAACCGTTGCCTTACATTACGTGTATAAAACACCGTTTGATCAGTTAATTTGGGACGTGGGTCATCAAGCTTACCCACACAAAATCCTTACTGGCCGTCGTGATCAAATGCCGACAATCCGTCAAAAAAATGGAATTCATCCATTCCCTTGGCGTGAAGAAAGTGAATACGATGTGTTGAGCGTTGGTCATTCTTCCACTTCAATTAGCGCAGGATTAGGTATTGCTATTGCTGCTCAAAAAGAAAATGCAGGGCGCAAGACTGTCTGTGTAATTGGTGACGGTGCAATTACTGCTGGTATGGCATTTGAAGCAATGAATCATGCTGGCGCATTACATACTGATATGCTCGTGATTTTAAACGATAACGAGATGTCAATTTCCGAAAACGTTGGAGCGTTAAATAATCACCTAGCACGTTTATTAACCGGCTCATTTTACTCTTCAATTCGTGAAGGTGGAAAAAAGATTCTTTCTGGTATGCCACCAATCAAAGAATTTGTAAAGAAAACGGAAGAACACGTTAAAGGCTTTGTATCTCCTGTTGGTACAATGTTTGAACAGCTTGGATTCAATTATATTGGCCCAATTGATGGACATAATTTAGATGAGTTAATCAGTACACTCAAAAATATGCGTTCTTTAAAAGGTCCACAATTTTTACATATTATGACCAAAAAAGGCAAAGGTTATGCGCCAGCAGAAAAAGACCCAATTGGTTTCCACGGTGTGCCTAAATTTGACCATTTAAGTGGTCAATTACCAAAATCTAATGCTAATCCAACTTACTCAAAAATATTTGGTGATTGGCTATGTGAAATGGCAGAGAAAGATCAAAAATTAGTAGGTATCACCCCTGCAATGCGAGAAGGTTCAGGAATGGTTGAGTTTTCAAATCGTTTTCCTGACCAGTATTTTGATGTAGCCATCGCAGAACAACATGCTGTCACCTTTGCCGCTGGGCTAGCAATTGGAGGCTATAAACCAGTTGTAGCAATCTACTCAACTTTCTTACAGCGCGCTTATGATCAACTTATTCATGATGTAGCAATTCAAAACTTACCTGTTTTATTTGCCATCGATCGTGCAGGGATCGTAGGCGCTGACGGTCAAACCCACCAAGGTGCATTTGATATTAGCTTTATGCGCTGTATTCCCAATATGGTGATTATGACCCCAAGCGACGAAAATGAATGCCGTCAAATGCTTTATACAGGATACCACTTAAACCAACCAGCTGCAGTACGCTACCCTCGAGGAAATGCTATTGGTATAAAATTAGAGCCGTTAGAAATGTTGCCAGTAGGTAAATCAAAACTTGTTCGCCAAGGTGAGAAAATTGCGATTTTGAATTTCGGTACATTATTACCAATTGCATCAACAGTGGCAGAAAACCTAAATGCGACCTTAGCCGATATGCGTTTCGTGAAACCAATTGATATTGAGCGTATCATTGACATTGCAAATACACACGATTTAATCGTAACTTTGGAAGAAAATGCTATTCAAGGTGGAGCTGGTAGTGCGGTATCTGAAGTGCTTCAAGCACAACAAAAACAAGTGAAACTATTGCAGCTTGGTCTACCTGATTTCTTCATTCCACAAGGCACTCAACAAGAGATTTGGACCGACTTAAAATTAGACGCCGCAGGCATTGAAGAACAAATAAAAAATTTTTTATAAAAAATTAAATTTTTTACTGAACTATTTTTAAAATACTCAGTCTTAGATAATGCTAGTGCACTGCAAATGCAGTCGTCTTTTAACTTTCTTATATTAAGACCTCCCGCTACATCTTCTTAGTGTAGCGGTTTTTTCTTTTTGGGGCTTGTAATTTTTCAATTTCTGACCGCACTTTTGCTGACATCGGCTGAATAACTGGCACAAAAATCTCATCTTCCACTGGATTTTTCATCAAATTCAGATACATTTCGTACACAGTTTGTCGATTAACACAATGTGTATTCTCAAAAAAATTCTGCAAACGATAAATTTCTGTTTGTAAATACAATTCTGCTGCTCTTGTTTTCATTTGCAATATTTCTTGCGCATTACCGCCCACATTACTTACTACAATTAACACATCTTGCATTTTGTATCGTTGGCAAAAAATAAATGCCTCATCTAACAAGGCTTGGGCCTGCTGTTTCGCCTCTAGAAAACGTTCTGGTGTCCAGAAATATTCACTGTCTAGCATCAAGAAATGATCATTTTCAATATGAAAAACGCGCCCCAAAGGATAATCCTGTTGGAACGCGAGAATTTGGTGATGAGCAAACGTACTCTTACCTGAACCCGAATGCCCTCTGATAATAATTAATTTTTGCACGTCTAAAACATCTAAAATATTCACCGCACTTTTATGCTCACAAATTAATTGTATTGCATTGTTTGCGGAATTTCTCGGTTAAGTTCTACATACACTGCGTGGCTTCCATAAACAAGCACACAAAGTAACATCAAAATAATTGGCAAATTTTTTCTACGTTGTTTATATACCGTAAAAATAAGCCATAAATAAGCAAAATAAAAAATGAAAAAGCTCGATAATACAATAAGTTCGTTATAACCATCTAATAAAGACACATACAGCAAGATGTTGAGTAAAAATGGTAATACGAACGCAATTAGCCATAATACAATTTTCATAGCACCTCCTGACAATAAAAAACCGCACTTATTGATAAGTTAATCTTACCTAAAAGTGCGGTCATTTTAAAAGCAAATTTTATTTATGCGATTAAGACCAAATGTCTTTATCTACACCACGTTTTAATAACTCAGGATGTTCTTCAATGTTAAATACTGGCTCTTTGTTACCTGCTTTTGATTGTTTCATATAGTCTTTTAAGATTGTTATTACAATCGGTGATAATAAAACAATCGCCACTAAGTTAATCATCGCCATAATCGCCATTACGGTATCAGCAAAGTTCCACACGATATTGCCGTGGTTCACTGCGCCGAAATAAACGAAGAACAATACTACTAAACGGAAAATTAAAACGAAAGATGGTTTATTGCGAATAAAACGAATGTTACTTTCTGCGTAAGCATAGTTACCAATGATCGAAGAATACGCAAATAAGAACAAAATAAACGCTAAGAAGTGTAAACCAAAATCGCCTACGTGATATTGCAACGCGTTTTGTGTTAATGAAATGCCTTTTAAGGTTTCGCTACCATAATTGTCTGATAATAAGATAATCACTGCGGTGCAGGTACACACGATCATTGTATCAACAAACACACCTAGCATTTGGATTAAACCTTGGCTCGCTGGGTGTTTTACATCCGCTGTTGCAGCAGAGTTTGGTGCAGAACCCATACCCGCTTCGTTAGAGAATAAACCACGTTTAATCCCCATTAACATTGCTTTCGAGAAAATAGCACCGAACATACCGCCTGCTAATGCGCTAAAGTCGAATGCTTGGGTCACAATGCGAGAAATAATAGCTGGAATTGCACTCATATTCATACCTAAAATGATGACTGCAATGATCAAATAGAATAATGCCATCATTGGTACAAGGGTCGCACTAACCACTCCGATGCGTTTGACCCCACCAAAAATGATGAATGCAGTTAAAACAACCAAAGTAATACCCACATATTCCGGATCCCAACTCCAAGCATTACGCGTTGCTTCCACAATGGAGTTAGATTGAACTGCATTGAAAGCAAAACCAAAAGTGAAAATTAAACTCACAGCAAAACAAGCACCTAACCAAGGCGCTTTTAATCCTTTTGTAATGTAATAGGCAGGTCCACCACGATATAAACCACAAGGCTC encodes:
- the dxs gene encoding 1-deoxy-D-xylulose-5-phosphate synthase, with product MQNYPLLSLINSPDDLRLLNKDQLAQVCQELRAYLLESVSQSSGHLASGLGTVELTVALHYVYKTPFDQLIWDVGHQAYPHKILTGRRDQMPTIRQKNGIHPFPWREESEYDVLSVGHSSTSISAGLGIAIAAQKENAGRKTVCVIGDGAITAGMAFEAMNHAGALHTDMLVILNDNEMSISENVGALNNHLARLLTGSFYSSIREGGKKILSGMPPIKEFVKKTEEHVKGFVSPVGTMFEQLGFNYIGPIDGHNLDELISTLKNMRSLKGPQFLHIMTKKGKGYAPAEKDPIGFHGVPKFDHLSGQLPKSNANPTYSKIFGDWLCEMAEKDQKLVGITPAMREGSGMVEFSNRFPDQYFDVAIAEQHAVTFAAGLAIGGYKPVVAIYSTFLQRAYDQLIHDVAIQNLPVLFAIDRAGIVGADGQTHQGAFDISFMRCIPNMVIMTPSDENECRQMLYTGYHLNQPAAVRYPRGNAIGIKLEPLEMLPVGKSKLVRQGEKIAILNFGTLLPIASTVAENLNATLADMRFVKPIDIERIIDIANTHDLIVTLEENAIQGGAGSAVSEVLQAQQKQVKLLQLGLPDFFIPQGTQQEIWTDLKLDAAGIEEQIKNFL
- the xseB gene encoding exodeoxyribonuclease VII small subunit — encoded protein: MAKKPTEKAELDFETTLKQLEGIVTRLESGSLPLEEALKEFENGIVLANLGQERLQQAEQRIQILLKKNATTELSDYQIEE
- the ispA gene encoding (2E,6E)-farnesyl diphosphate synthase; this encodes MYQFSQDLQQVQERINAFLAQQLNLNTAPSPLIEAMRYGVLLGGKRIRPFLVYATGRMLGADLIQLDYAAAGLEAIHAYSLIHDDLPAMDNDSLRRGQPTCHIAFDEATAILAGDALQAFAFEILTQAPALSAEQKLALVSTLAQASGAKGMCLGQSLDLISEQKQISLAELEQIHRNKTGALLTAALQLGFICSPHFGDKTLAQQLQRYSRAIGLAFQVQDDILDIEGESEVLGKTVGSDLMADKSTYPKLLGLDGAKQKAQELYREAISTLDELPFDTQALRAITEFVVNRKS
- a CDS encoding alanine/glycine:cation symporter family protein, translated to MNLFDTFVGSVEQALTWFVTKVDGPLWDITIITLLGVGLFFTVITGFVQLRLLPRSLREMWSGRTAEGNSLTPFQAFTTGLASRVGVGNIGGVATAIAIGGEGAVFWMWVTALIGMSSAFAESSLAQLFKVKEPCGLYRGGPAYYITKGLKAPWLGACFAVSLIFTFGFAFNAVQSNSIVEATRNAWSWDPEYVGITLVVLTAFIIFGGVKRIGVVSATLVPMMALFYLIIAVIILGMNMSAIPAIISRIVTQAFDFSALAGGMFGAIFSKAMLMGIKRGLFSNEAGMGSAPNSAATADVKHPASQGLIQMLGVFVDTMIVCTCTAVIILLSDNYGSETLKGISLTQNALQYHVGDFGLHFLAFILFLFAYSSIIGNYAYAESNIRFIRNKPSFVLIFRLVVLFFVYFGAVNHGNIVWNFADTVMAIMAMINLVAIVLLSPIVITILKDYMKQSKAGNKEPVFNIEEHPELLKRGVDKDIWS